The window CTACCTTGTTGATATTGAAACAGGTAGTCAATTTGACAACTTTGAAAGAGACCAAGAGGTGATTTCTCCGTTGCCACCTAAAGTTGGTGAATACTTAAATCAGTCTGGTCTGTATTTTGAGGTTGTCACATTACTACACCATTTTGATTCCAACTATATTGATGTTTACGTTAGATATGTTGGAGATAGCGTAAAGTTTTTAGAACATATTCAAACTAAGTTAGCCTCTAAACGTTAGCAAGTTGCGGTGGGGAGTCAGTGTCATCGATATCAGTTATTTAAAAATGATTCGGCACGCGAGGCATTTTCACTGTGCGTATATTTATGCACTTAAGCGTCACACAGCAGGTTTAGTATTGCGTTGCTCAAAAGTCGAATACCATAATAGGGCGTTGAATAAGAGGTTATATGTCGTTTATACAAAGTATCTCAGAACCCAAGGATATGCTTCTTAAGCTTATCCGTGAGGGGAACAGGATTACGTTTGAAGAAGAACCTGAAAATCTAACAGATCATTTTTTTAACTTTTCAGTCACTGCGCATTCAATTCGTGACTGGTGCATTAAGTATCAGAACCAACAAGCCACAAAAAAGACGTTAAATCAGCAGTGGGATAAGCAACCTTTTTTAGTAATTGCTAAAGATATTGCTAACTCGGTTAAACATTTTGGTATCGATCTCTATCAGCCTAAACTTAAAGAATCAGAAGCACAAAAAGCAAATGTTGTTAATTTTTGTGTTGGTGAAAACATTCCTGAAAAATTGCAAAAAGCAGTTAATGACAAAACATTTAGAGAATCGGAAGGTCAAGCAAAACCTAGCTACCTCGTCCGGTTTGAAGATGGTACAGAGGTAACTTTAAATGATTATGTTCTTAAAACGGTAACTTTTTGGGTTAGTTACTTCGACCAAAATTCAATTCCGAGAGAACAATCAGTAAGTGCTACTCACCTATATATTAATAGGTCATTTTGGTCACAATTCAGATAACCAGCGTTTAGGGTTTCAAGACACTTTTGTAATCTATTGAGGTTTATTTAGTATTATTGTACTAATTGAATTTTGTTCAAAAGTTAGCCCGTGAATCACACTGTACCAGACTGATTCACGCCAACAGCTAAAACCCGTTCTCACGGCCTGTTTGCGGCTATTTGAGGGCATTTTTTTATCCTAAAATGAATCAAATCTCTTAAGAACTGATTCAAGCTCACTTGATGACGGCACATTATCAACATAACGAGTTTATGATGGTGGCGCAGTTTCCTGTAACGCAAATTGTATCAGGCTAATGGCTAAATTAGGTCATCAATATGCACGGGAGTTGATGAGATTAAGCACTGGCTTGTAAGTGACCGTTCGTGACAGGGATGTCACGGTCGAGCCCTCAAGGATGAGTTTATGGCGTGTCACTGGAAAGCCAGTGCTTAATCATTTTCTGATTATTTACACATTGCCGCACATTCAGTACAGGGTTACTTAGTTGACACAATCAACCAATCTCGATATGGTTGATTAAGTCAACTATATCGAGAGCCTTCTATGCCTTCATTGTCACTCAGTGAAACTTTGCACAGATTAGTGCATGCCTACAAAAAGCAATTGCGTAGCGATATTGCTGCACAAGAGATTGATTTACCTGTCACTCATATCCGTGCCTTGAAGGGCGTGTGTCGCAATCCTGAATCGACAGCCCAGTCTATCGCCCTGCGAATGCAGCGGGATAAAGCGCAAATTACCCGTGTTCTTAATGAGTTACTGCAGGGTGGGTTGATCACTAAAATCGATAACCCTAAGGATGGCCGCAGCCAGTTACTGCGACCCACGGCAGAGGGGGAAAAGATCATGACCCAGATCAGTACCTCAGAACGTAAAACCGTGGCGCGTATGACGCAGGCGCTCAGTTCAGCCGAAGTCGACACCTTTATTAAACTTGCCAATCGGATCAGCAAAAGTGTGGATGAGGCGGCTGCCGCTAAAAGTGGTGCGGATTGCCATGCTCAAAAAAGACCATCTAGTAAGCCAAAAGACCCGATTGGCAAAGGAGCCGTTGAGGCGCGCTTAATGCAAGAACACGCCATAGGAGAAAATCATAATGAATAAACCTGCACCACGTGAGCTTGAAGTGATCCGCTCGACTTATATCACCCCGCATATGTTACGCATGACCTTAGGCGGTGCGGGATTCGCTGGTTTTCCTATCGATCAAGAGAGTGCCTATATTAAGTTGTTATTTCCACAAACGGGTGAACGTCCCTTGATGCGAACCTACACGATTCGCCAGCAACGTGCTGATGAAATAGATGTGGATTTTGTATTGCACGATACCGACGGCCCTGCATCGAGTTGGGCGAAAACGGCGCAGGTTGGCGATGTTATTCAAATTGGCGGACCCGGGCTTAAAAAACTGATCAACTTTGAGGCAGATTGGTTTTTACTCGCAGGTGATATGAGCGCCTTGCCCGCAATTAGCGTGAATCTGGCACAATTACCAAACAATGCAGTGGGTTACGCTGTGATTGAAGTATTGAGCGAAGCCGACATTCAACCTCTTGTGCATCCTGAAAATGTTGAGCTGCATTGGGTGATCAATCCTGAGGCCGATCCAGAAGGTCGCCCTTTGGTTGAGCGAATAGCCCAATTACCTTGGCTTGCTGGCGAGCCCGCCATGTGGATTGCTTGTGAATTCAACAGCATGCGCGCGCTAAGAAGATACTTTAAGCAAGCGCATTCACTGCCCAATAGCCATTTTTATACCTCGAGCTATTGGAAAATAGGCTGTAACGAGGGCGAGCATAAGTTGGTAAAACAAGAAGATGAACAGTTAGAAAATGGTGCCAGTGCTAAAGCTTAAATCCTGTTTTTAAACAAACCGAGTTATTAAAAAAGATAAGGTCGCCAAGTTTGATTTTGCGACCTTATTCTATTTGCTACTTATGCCACATTTGCGGCGAGTACGCGCATTCTATTGGTGTACTAACTTGCCATTCTTCACTACATCTTTGCAGGGATTGACGCCGTAGGAATAGGCTAATTGTGCTGGAGTGGCGATATCCCACAGGCAAAAATCGGCTTGTTTGCCAACAACTAAACTGCCAACATTCTCTTCAATCCCAAGTGCCTTGGCGGCATTCAATGTTAAACCCGCGAGCGCTTCTTCGGGCGTTAAGCGGAATAGGGTGCAACCCATGTTCAACATCAGCAGGGTCGAGCAGATGGGCGATGAGCCTGGGTTAAAGTCGCTGGCGAGCACCATAGGTACGCCGTATTGACGCAATAAATCGATAGGTGGTTTTTGGGTTTCCCGCAAAAAGTAAAACGCGCCTGGCAGCAGTACGGCGCAGGTGCCACTTTCACTCAAGGCTTTAACGCCTGCTTCATCTAAGTATTCAATATGATCTACAGACTTAGCGCCAAGACGTGCGGCCAGTGCGCTGCCGCCCATATTAGTTAACTGCTCGGCGTGGAGTTTAATCTCTAAGCCCGCCGCTTTGGCTGCGCTGAGTACCCGTTCGGTTTGCTCAAGGTTAAAGGCGATATTTTCGCAGAACACATCCACTGCATCGGCAAGGTTTTCGGCGATCACTGCGGGCAGCATCTTATTGATAATTAAGTCGACATAGCCGTCGCTGTTGTCTTTATACTCAGGCGGAATCGCATGGGCGCCAAGGAATGTGGTCTTCACATCTACATGGTGATGCTTGCCGAGCTCGCGGGCGACACGCAGGATTTTCAATTCAGTTTCAGTATCTAAGCCGTAACCTGATTTGATCTCAACCGTAGTCACCCCTTCTTTGGCTAGGGCGTTTAAGCGCTGACGGCCGAGTTCAAATAATTCTGCTTCATCCGCCTCGCGGCAAGCTTTAACGGTTGAAATAATGCCGCCACCTGAGCGGGCAATTTCTTCGTAACTCGCGCCTTGTAGGCGTAACTCAAATTCATTGGCGCGATTACCGGCAAAGATTAAGTGGGTGTGGGCATCAATCAATCCTGGGGTGATCCAGCCGCCTTTGCCTCTGTAAACGGGAATGGACAAAACATCGAAGGCAGGCAGTTCGCTGCGGGGGCCAAGCCAAGCAATTTTGCCATCTTTAACTGCGATAGCCGCGTTGGTGATCGCGCCATAAGGTGCTGATATGGAAGGGTCCATTGTGGCTAAGTTAACGTCAATCCAAACCTGATCCCAAGACATGTATTCCCCTCGCTGTGCTGGCAGATGTTAACCAAGTGATTAACGGTTTATTAAATTTATGTGAGCTAGCTTGTATTTACTTGTATATACAAGCTAGGATTGTAGCCGCTATTTTCACCGTTTGAAAGTGGCATGACAGACCCGTGTCTTTGTCGCCTGCGTCAGTGCCACTTTAGCAAGCATGACTTTCGCAAGGGCACAGGAACAAGAAGCTGAATTTAAGAGGAAGTGTTTTGGCTATTCCTAAGTTTGCAGAAATTAAACAATACATTATCTCCTCTATCGAGTCGGGCGAGTGGGAAGAAAGCGCCCGCGTGCCTTCCGAGAATCAGCTGGCCGATTTGTTTACCTGCAGCCGAATGACGGCACGACGTGCGTTAACCGAGCTTACGGATAGCGGCGTACTCGAACGCTCCCAAGGGCTTGGCACCTTTGTGGCTGGGCGAAAATCCCAGTCATCTATGTTGGCGATTCGCAATATTGCCGATGAGATTAAAGACCGCGGCCACGGCTATAGCGTACAGCAATGGGTGTTAGAACAAACCGTTGCCAGTACAACTATCGCAATTTCCCTTGGGCTTGAGCGCGGTGCAAAGGTATTCCATTCGATCTTAGTGCATTGCGAGCAGGGTTTACCGCTGCAAGTCGAGGAGCGTTACGTGAATCCCGAGTTGGTGCCCGATTATTTATTGCAGGATTTTACCTTGCAGACGCCCCACGAATATTTATCCCAAGTGGCACCGTTGACCGAGGCGCATCACACGATTGAAGCGATTATCGCCAGCGCCGAATTACAGCAAAGGCTCGAGATCCCTGCGACTGAGCCCTGTTTACAGATTTTACGCCGCACTTGGTCACGCCAAGGCGTGGTGAGTTTTGCCAAGTTAGTTCACCCCGGCAGCCGCTTTAAACTCGGCGGCCACTTAACTTTTAGCAAGTAGCGCCAGTGGCGTTATTTACCGATGTAAATCAGTCACTCCAATAGCTGTACCTTTATAAGTTAAAAGATAAAAACACAATAAAAACAATAGTGCTAACCCGTATTAGCGACTTAGCGAATACGAGTTAGCACCACAGGTTGAAAGAGGAAAATTCAATGGACAAGCGACACGACCCAAGCCGCCGCATTATTGCACCGCATGGCACACAATTAAGCTGCAAAAGCTGGTTGACCGAAGCGCCAATGCGCATGTTAATGAACAACTTGCACCCAGATGTCGCCGAGCGCCCAGAAGACTTAGTCGTCTATGGTGGTATCGGCCGCGCCGCCCGCGATTGGGATTGCTACGACAAAATCATCGAAGTCTTACAACGCCTCGAAGATGACGAAACCTTATTAGTGCAATCGGGCAAACCTGTGGGCGTATTTCGCACCCACGCCGATGCGCCGCGCGTGTTAATCGCTAACTCAAACCTAGTGCCACATTGGGCTAACTGGGAGCATTTCAACGAGTTAGATAAGCTAGGTTTAGCCATGTATGGCCAGATGACGGCGGGTTCTTGGATCTACATAGGCACTCAAGGCATAGTTCAAGGTACCTACGAGACCTTTGTGTCTGTAGCGAAACAGCACTTTGAGGGTATCTCCAAAGGTAAATGGATCCTCACTGGCGGGTTAGGCGGTATGGGCGGCGCGCAAACGCTGGCGGGCACTATGGCGGGCTTCTCTGTGTTAGCCTGTGAAGTCGACGAGACCCGCATCGATTTCCGTTTGCGCACCCGCTATGTTGACAAGAAAGCTACTTCGCTCGATGAAGCATTAACCATGATTGAAGAAGCGAACCAAGCTGGCAAGCCAGTATCTGTGGGCTTATTAGCGAATGCCGCCGATGTGTTTGCCGAACTGGTTAAGCGCGGCGTTACCCCTGATGTTGTAACCGACCAAACCTCGGCCCACGATCCATTAAACGGTTATCTGCCGCATGGTTGGACTATGGCAGAGGCCGCAGCCATGCGTAAAACCGACGAAGCGGGCGTGGTGAAAGCGGCAAAAGCCTCGATGGCGGTGCAAGTACAAGCCATGCTCGATTTGCAAGCTGCCGGCGCAGCTACCTTAGATTACGGTAACAACATTCGCCAAATGGGGTTTGAGATGGGCGTTGAAAACGCCTTTGATTTCCCTGGCTTTGTGCCTGCATACATTCGTCCGCTGTTCTGTGAAGGCATTGGCCCGTTCCGCTGGGTGGCGTTATCTGGCGATCCTGAAGATATCTACAAAACCGACGCTAAAGTCAAAGAACTGATCCCAGATAATCCACACCTGCACAACTGGTTAGACATGGCACGCGAGCGTATCGCCTTCCAAGGTCTGCCTGCGCGTATCTGCTGGGTCGGCTTAAAAGATCGTGCCCGTTTGGCATTGGCCTTTAATGAAATGGTCAAAAATGGTGAGTTGTCGGCGCCCGTGGTGATTGGTCGCGACCACTTAGATTCTGGCTCTGTTGCCAGCCCGAACCGCGAAACCGAATCTATGCTGGACGGTTCAGATGCGGTATCCGATTGGCCATTATTGAATGCACTACTCAACACCGCCAGCGGCGCAACTTGGGTGTCGCTGCACCACGGCGGCGGCGTCGGCATGGGCTTTAGCCAACACTCGGGTGTGGTGATTGTGTGTGACGGAACCGACGCGGCAGCAAAACGGGTTGGCCGTGTGCTGTGGAATGACCCAGCGACAGGCGTGATGCGCCATGCCGATGCGGGCTACGAGATTGCGAAAAACTGCGCCAAAGAGCAGGGCCTCGATTTACCTATGCAAGACTAGCCGATGCTAACGACTAAATAACAATAATAACTAAAAGCTTGGAGCTAAAAATATGAAATCTGTGAATCACTTAGTGTTAACGCCGGGCAGCTTGAGCCTAGCGCAATTACGCGAAATCAGCCGCCATAAGCTAACACTCGAACTCGCGCCAGAGGCCATTACTGACATCAACACCAGCGCGCAAATCGTGCAAAAAGTGTTAGATGAAGGGCGCACCGTTTACGGCATCAACACGGGTTTTGGCTTGTTGGCCAATACCAAGATAGCGCCCGAAGATCTGCAATTGCTGCAACGCTCAATCGTGTTGTCGCACGCCGCTGGCACGGGCCAATACATGCAAGACGCCACAGTGCGCTTGATGATGGTGTTAAAAATCAATTCATTAAGCCGTGGCTTCTCGGGCATTCGTTTAGAAGTGATTAACTTCTTAATCAGTTTAGTGAACGCCGAAGTGTATCCCTGTGTGCCAGAAAAAGGCTCAGTGGGTGCCTCGGGCGATTTAGCGCCACTGGCGCACATGTGTTTGCCTATGCTGGGCGAAGGCGAGATGAGCTATCGAGGTGAGTTAATTTCTGCCGCCGAAGGTTTAGAAATAGCCGGCCTTAAGCCAATCGATTTAGCGGCCAAAGAAGGGCTCGCTTTGCTTAACGGCACACAAGCCTCGACTGCGCTAGCGCTGGAAGGGTTATTCCACGCCGAAGACTTGTTTGCGGCAAGTTCAGTGATCGGCGCCATGAGCGTCGAAGCGGCTATGGGCAGTCGTAGCCCGTTCGATTCACGCATCCATGCGGCCCGTGGTCAGAAAGGCCAAATTGATTCGGCCATGATTTTCCGTCATCTATTGGGCGAGGAGTCTGAGATCAGCGTGAGCCATGCAAACTGTGAAAAGGTGCAAGATCCTTACTCACTGCGCTGTCAGCCACAGGTGTTGGGTGCTTGTTTAACGCAAATTCGCCATGCGGCCGATGTGTTAGGCACTGAAGCCAACGGCGTAACCGATAACCCACTGGTGTTCCAAGACACAGGCGATATCATTTCAGGCGGTAACTTCCACGCTGAACCTGTGGCGATGGCGGCGGATAATTTGGCGATTGCAATTGCCGAACTGGGTTCTATTGCCGAGCGTCGTATCGCACTGTTAATCGATTCTAGCCTGTCGAAACTGCCGCCTTTCCTGGTGAAAAACGGCGGCGTGAACTCAGGCTTTATGATCGCTCAAGTCACTGCGGCAGCTTTAGCATCCGAGAACAAAACCTACGCCCATCCAGCGTCGGTAGACAGTTTACCGACATCTGCTAACCAAGAAGATCACGTCTCTATGGCGACTTTTGCGGCCCGTCGTTTACGCGATATGAGTGAAAACACCCGTGGTGTACTGGCAATTGAATTGTTAGCGGCGGCGCAGGGTTTAGATTTCCGCGCACCTTTAATTCCAAGTACTGCGGTGGCTAAGGCCAAAACTGAATTGCGTGAAGTCGTCGCCTATTACGATAAAGACAGATATTTCGCGCCAGATATCGAAGCCGCGATAGACCTGTTATACACAGCAAGCTTTAACGCTTACCTGCCAGCAGGAACGCTAGCCAGCTTTTAAGCGTTTTAGCTCCGAGTGAGTAAACGACTAAGCCGTTGTTGACTCGGTTGAGTTGGGCGTATTGGGGCGCTTTTGCTGAAATACTCAGGATTCACTCCCCAATTTGCTAAACATAACTGCTGAAATAAAACAAAACGAAGGCATAAGTGGATTGCTTATGCCTTTTTATTGAGTGTTTCCCCTTTTTAGCTCGATCCTCATCTTTGCCCTTTTGGTGTGTTTAACACCGCCGACTCTGCACTTTTTGCGCTGATCTTTACATTGTCAATTTCAGTGGCTACTTACCCCTCAATAAACCGTCACTTTTGTGTTTTTATCCGCCATCGTTATACACATTTTAATATCTAAAACTATTTTTAATAACCATATTGTTAGGTTGTGGGACAATATGGACCTGCATCGCTAGACAAATTGTCCTTTTGGTATTTTTGGACTTTAAATCTTTAATTTGGTGTTTTTTACATTATTTAAAGTTTTTAATTTCAATATTATTTATTTATTTAGATTTAAGTTTTGTGATTGATTATTTGCGATCTCGATCTCATGTCATTATTTGTTATCTATTTCCTCTTTAAGGATAATCTTAAATTAAGTGTGGTCTTTAAGTGGCCCACTCGATCGGTTGCAATTTTCATCACAGCAACCACTAGACTCATAACGACAAGAGTGTGAGAGGACGCAATGAACAGACGCCAGTTTTTTAGACTGTGTGCTGCCGGAGCTGCCACCTCAGCAATTTCTGCGTTGGGATTGATGTCCGAAAAGGCCTATGCGGCCGTTCGGGAATTCAAACTCATTAGCGCGAAAGAAACCCGCAATAACTGCTGCTATTGCTCAG of the Shewanella baltica genome contains:
- a CDS encoding siderophore-interacting protein; its protein translation is MNKPAPRELEVIRSTYITPHMLRMTLGGAGFAGFPIDQESAYIKLLFPQTGERPLMRTYTIRQQRADEIDVDFVLHDTDGPASSWAKTAQVGDVIQIGGPGLKKLINFEADWFLLAGDMSALPAISVNLAQLPNNAVGYAVIEVLSEADIQPLVHPENVELHWVINPEADPEGRPLVERIAQLPWLAGEPAMWIACEFNSMRALRRYFKQAHSLPNSHFYTSSYWKIGCNEGEHKLVKQEDEQLENGASAKA
- the hutC gene encoding histidine utilization repressor encodes the protein MAIPKFAEIKQYIISSIESGEWEESARVPSENQLADLFTCSRMTARRALTELTDSGVLERSQGLGTFVAGRKSQSSMLAIRNIADEIKDRGHGYSVQQWVLEQTVASTTIAISLGLERGAKVFHSILVHCEQGLPLQVEERYVNPELVPDYLLQDFTLQTPHEYLSQVAPLTEAHHTIEAIIASAELQQRLEIPATEPCLQILRRTWSRQGVVSFAKLVHPGSRFKLGGHLTFSK
- the hutU gene encoding urocanate hydratase; its protein translation is MDKRHDPSRRIIAPHGTQLSCKSWLTEAPMRMLMNNLHPDVAERPEDLVVYGGIGRAARDWDCYDKIIEVLQRLEDDETLLVQSGKPVGVFRTHADAPRVLIANSNLVPHWANWEHFNELDKLGLAMYGQMTAGSWIYIGTQGIVQGTYETFVSVAKQHFEGISKGKWILTGGLGGMGGAQTLAGTMAGFSVLACEVDETRIDFRLRTRYVDKKATSLDEALTMIEEANQAGKPVSVGLLANAADVFAELVKRGVTPDVVTDQTSAHDPLNGYLPHGWTMAEAAAMRKTDEAGVVKAAKASMAVQVQAMLDLQAAGAATLDYGNNIRQMGFEMGVENAFDFPGFVPAYIRPLFCEGIGPFRWVALSGDPEDIYKTDAKVKELIPDNPHLHNWLDMARERIAFQGLPARICWVGLKDRARLALAFNEMVKNGELSAPVVIGRDHLDSGSVASPNRETESMLDGSDAVSDWPLLNALLNTASGATWVSLHHGGGVGMGFSQHSGVVIVCDGTDAAAKRVGRVLWNDPATGVMRHADAGYEIAKNCAKEQGLDLPMQD
- a CDS encoding MarR family winged helix-turn-helix transcriptional regulator produces the protein MPSLSLSETLHRLVHAYKKQLRSDIAAQEIDLPVTHIRALKGVCRNPESTAQSIALRMQRDKAQITRVLNELLQGGLITKIDNPKDGRSQLLRPTAEGEKIMTQISTSERKTVARMTQALSSAEVDTFIKLANRISKSVDEAAAAKSGADCHAQKRPSSKPKDPIGKGAVEARLMQEHAIGENHNE
- the hutI gene encoding imidazolonepropionase, yielding MSWDQVWIDVNLATMDPSISAPYGAITNAAIAVKDGKIAWLGPRSELPAFDVLSIPVYRGKGGWITPGLIDAHTHLIFAGNRANEFELRLQGASYEEIARSGGGIISTVKACREADEAELFELGRQRLNALAKEGVTTVEIKSGYGLDTETELKILRVARELGKHHHVDVKTTFLGAHAIPPEYKDNSDGYVDLIINKMLPAVIAENLADAVDVFCENIAFNLEQTERVLSAAKAAGLEIKLHAEQLTNMGGSALAARLGAKSVDHIEYLDEAGVKALSESGTCAVLLPGAFYFLRETQKPPIDLLRQYGVPMVLASDFNPGSSPICSTLLMLNMGCTLFRLTPEEALAGLTLNAAKALGIEENVGSLVVGKQADFCLWDIATPAQLAYSYGVNPCKDVVKNGKLVHQ
- the hutH gene encoding histidine ammonia-lyase, whose protein sequence is MKSVNHLVLTPGSLSLAQLREISRHKLTLELAPEAITDINTSAQIVQKVLDEGRTVYGINTGFGLLANTKIAPEDLQLLQRSIVLSHAAGTGQYMQDATVRLMMVLKINSLSRGFSGIRLEVINFLISLVNAEVYPCVPEKGSVGASGDLAPLAHMCLPMLGEGEMSYRGELISAAEGLEIAGLKPIDLAAKEGLALLNGTQASTALALEGLFHAEDLFAASSVIGAMSVEAAMGSRSPFDSRIHAARGQKGQIDSAMIFRHLLGEESEISVSHANCEKVQDPYSLRCQPQVLGACLTQIRHAADVLGTEANGVTDNPLVFQDTGDIISGGNFHAEPVAMAADNLAIAIAELGSIAERRIALLIDSSLSKLPPFLVKNGGVNSGFMIAQVTAAALASENKTYAHPASVDSLPTSANQEDHVSMATFAARRLRDMSENTRGVLAIELLAAAQGLDFRAPLIPSTAVAKAKTELREVVAYYDKDRYFAPDIEAAIDLLYTASFNAYLPAGTLASF